One Microplitis mediator isolate UGA2020A chromosome 3, iyMicMedi2.1, whole genome shotgun sequence DNA segment encodes these proteins:
- the LOC130664845 gene encoding serine-rich adhesin for platelets-like isoform X4, whose product MLGVLKRRWKPSKRSSNGRGNESSISSDFVMDKPRSVPSPRQIHPLYGEKAGLLGYYDAVGNTENFPPAPNIVVEGGRIEFVRPSQESTINRKNSVSRGSQTCVEQLEKSDSAKENLEERIRELEKILQNERAGALRDRTTITKLQLKREATLRDVERERRLRLEAESRVRDATAEAEHARARVHHLQRELSRMEESSRGLLQHKQKADQLKQERTALTISYETRIHQCQAQISKLQLENESIRGQLRGLEAACVGEVHAALVARLATLETEHVALARDADAQRRQYERCLDDVANQVVRALLSQKGLREEIGTLQRRIHELETQNRALSELLAQTTTKATTTTTTTTTENKSSELIRGIIEAGPNALVAALGFNTSAASWVPLPRPRSLNLKIPTVITATKYKRHRSIGQKISEEEGSESPESINRDEGYSTMSSDVQGEGPRGQEPSRGLEDLKEATDETEADLSPDARLIALDTEDPDIIFFPLNLTVGINSRHSYPPSKQLLSYQHVMPSFSDSHLYLKLTTSNIKSSPCCNIQSPTGSSSLFFVEEDGWDTDYVQQWLRLDDSRSAQQHRDLLELEYDRAELEDWSFSLSTDDLRSESSSSLIWKEENRNPFISSSTLAAIKEQNPIELEEDANECLWNGASYLADRTGGELVALLMDAGTTGPWPYASSPGASWSSGEEGILESSSKRSSAALSGCGSDDPDSPSIGTDFTRDFYRLVKFESTKSLASTSSKSGKQLPPDREQALQSVLSFIAEQQMYLTEMPNNSDSKKFDQTHSIQVLDYDYSTKNDSTIISSPSLNEQQQVSFERCERNSAYCCCIESSDKLSANISNYSSNSINSCNFLEPYDEIKTVENLHQDKIIIEPCDVGSSINSNINANQLNFSTLTTSSSTITTIAAAAATTTTSSSSSSSSTTTTELGAVPEEDEEAVTSSTPSTVVSPVRTSLFIEGLNQSLSFHERATSKDVINELNRMIRKGEDNQINNQDPSIKQVKTLEKLDLACCCPTGWVHVERDIDFTDPKARANLLDVMLASSESSSAASSSAGSAAGSDSGDEPLPDYRYLHRLHRYRRQKKGTKPIYSVPIRAAVI is encoded by the exons ATGTTAGGAGTACTCAAACGACGTTGGAAACCTTCTAAAag GTCCTCCAATGGACGAGGAAATGAATCATCTATTAGCTCGGATTTTGTCATGGACAAACCACGTTCTGTCCCTTCACCAAG GCAAATTCATCCCCTGTACGGCGAAAAGGCAGGTCTTTTGGGCTATTATGACGCAGTCGGTAATACGGAAAATTTTCCACCAGCCCCTAACATTGTTGTCGAGGGTGGTAGAATTGAGTTTGTACGCCCTTCACAAGAGAGCACtattaacagaaaaaattcagtATCTCGGGGTTCACAAACTTGTGTCGAGCAGCTAGAAAAATCCGATTCTGCGAag gaGAATCTTGAAGAGAGAATCCgagaattggaaaaaattttacaaaatgaaCGAGCAGGAGCCCTTCGAGATCGTACCACAATTACTAAACTACagttaaaa aGGGAGGCGACACTACGAGATGTGGAACGAGAACGTCGACTACGATTGGAAGCCGAGTCACGGGTACGGGACGCTACGGCTGAAGCGGAACATGCGAGGGCGAGGGTACATCATCTTCAACGCGAACTTTCAAG gaTGGAAGAATCATCTCGGGGATTGCTACAGCACAAACAAAAGGCGGACCAGTTGAAACAAGAAAGAACAGCACTTACAATTTCTTATGag acCCGTATACATCAATGTCAAGCACAGATATCCAAGTTGCAACTAGAAAATGAGTCGATACGAGGACAATTGAGGGGCTTAGAGGCTGCTTGTGTTGGTGAAGTACATGCTGCTCTTGTTGCTAGACTTGCAACTTTAGAAACTGAACACGTTGCTCTTGCTAGAGATGCGGATGCTCAAAGAAGACAATATGAAAGATGTCTTGATGACGTTGCTAATCAAGTTGTTCGAGCACTACTCTCTCAAAAG ggTTTAAGAGAAGAAATAGGAACACTTCAAAGGCGTATACATGAATTAGAAACTCAAAATCGAGCACTTTCTGAATTATTAGCTCAAACAACAACTAAAgctacaacaacaacaacaacaacaacaacagaaAATAAATCATCAGAATTAATTAGAGGTATCATTGAAGCAGGGCCTAATGCATTAGTTGCTGCATTAGGATTTAACACTAGTGCAGCATCTTGGGTTCCATTACCAAGACCACGATCACTCAATCTTAAAATACCTACTGTTATCACAGCCACTAAATATAAACGTCATCGATCTATag gACAAAAAATATCTGAAGAAGAAGGTAGTGAAAGTCCTGAGAGTATTAACAGAGACGAAGGTTATTCTACAATGTCATCAGATGTCCAGGGTGAAGGTCCACGAGGTCAAGAGCCATCAAGAGGATTAGAAGATCTTAAAGAAGCGACAGATGAAACTGAAGCTGATTTATCTCCAGATGCACGACTCATTGCTTTAGATACTGAAGATccagatattattttttttcctcttaaTCTTACCGTTGGAATAAATTCAAGACATAGTTATCCACCTTCTAAACAATTACTCTCTTATCAACATGTTATGCCAAGTTTTTCCGACAGTCATCTTTATCTAAAACTAACAACATCAAACATAAAAAGTTCACCATGTTGCAATATTCAAAGTCCTACAggatcatcatcattattttttgttgaagAAGATGGATGGGATACTGATTATGTTCAACAATGGTTAAG gTTAGATGATTCAAGAAGTGCTCAACAACATCGTGATCTATTGGAATTAGAGTACGACAGAGCAGAATTAGAAGATTGGAGTTTCTCATTGTCAACAGATGATTTAAGAAGTGAGTCATCATCGTCATTAATTTGGAAAGAAGAAAATCGTAATCCTTTTATATCATCATCTACACTTGCAGCTATTAAAGAACAAAATCCTATTGAATTGGAAGAGGATGCTAATGAATGTTTATGGAATGGAGCTAGTTATTTGGCTGATCGTACTGGTGGAGAATTA gttGCACTTTTAATGGATGCTGGAACGACAGGTCCTTGGCCTTATGCTTCAAGTCCCGGTGCGTCTTGGAGTAGTGGAGAAGAAGGTATTCTTGAGAGTTCCAGTAAAAGATCATCAGCAGCATTATCAGGTTGTGGCAGTGATGATCCTGATTCACCCTCAATCGGCACCGACTTTACACGTGATTTTTATCGGCTAGTCAAATTTGAAAGTACCAAGAGCCTTGCCAGCACGTCTTCCAAAAGTGGCAAACAATTGCCGCCTGATCGAGAACAAGCCCTTCAAAGTGTCTTATCTTTTATTGCAGAACAACAAATGTACCTCACTGAAATGCCAAATAATTctgatagtaaaaaatttgaccaaACTCATTCTATTCAAG ttttagacTATGATTATAGTACGAAAAATGACTCGACAATAATATCATCACCGTCATTAAATGAACAACAGCAAGTGTCTTTTGAAAGATGTGAAAGAAATTCAGCTTACTGCTGTTGCATCGAATCTTCAGATAAACTATCTGCCAATATTTCTAATTATAGTAGCAATAGTATTAATAGTTGTAATTTCTTGGAACCCTATGATGAAATTAaaactgttgaaaatttacatcaagataaaattattattgaaccTTGTGATGTCGGTAGTAGTATCAACAGCAACATCAATGCTAATCAActcaatttttcaactttaacCACATCTTCTTctacaataacaacaatagcagcagcagcggcaacaacaacaacatcatcatcatcatcatcatcatcaacaacGACAACAGAGCTAGGTGCAGTACCTGAAGAGGATGAAGAGGCCGTAACTTCATCGACTCCTAGTACAGTT GTGAGTCCTGTAAGAACATCATTATTTATTGAGGGACTAAATCAATCTTTGAGCTTCCACGAGCGTGCCACTTCTAAAGACGTTATCAACGAACTAAATAGGATGATAAGAAAAGGCGAggataatcaaataaataaccaaGATCCATCAATTAAACAAGTTAAAACATTGGAAAAACTTGATCTAGCCTGCTGCTGTCCCACTGGATGGGTTCACGTTGAACGTGATATTGACTTTACCGACCCAAAG GCTAGAGCGAATCTTTTAGACGTGATGTTGGCAAGCAGTGAAAGCTCTTCAGCGGCGTCGAGTAGTGCAGGATCTGCTGCAGGCAGTGATTCAGGTGATGAGCCTTTACCTGATTATCGTTATCTTCATCGACTCCATCGTTATCGTCGTCAGAAGAAAG gaACTAAGCCGATCTACTCAGTGCCTATTAGAGCTGCTGTAATATAG
- the LOC130664845 gene encoding serine-rich adhesin for platelets-like isoform X3 — MLGVLKRRWKPSKRSSNGRGNESSISSDFVMDKPRSVPSPRQIHPLYGEKAGLLGYYDAVGNTENFPPAPNIVVEGGRIEFVRPSQESTINRKNSVSRGSQTCVEQLEKSDSAKENLEERIRELEKILQNERAGALRDRTTITKLQLKREATLRDVERERRLRLEAESRVRDATAEAEHARARVHHLQRELSRMEESSRGLLQHKQKADQLKQERTALTISYETRIHQCQAQISKLQLENESIRGQLRGLEAACVGEVHAALVARLATLETEHVALARDADAQRRQYERCLDDVANQVVRALLSQKGLREEIGTLQRRIHELETQNRALSELLAQTTTKATTTTTTTTTENKSSELIRGIIEAGPNALVAALGFNTSAASWVPLPRPRSLNLKIPTVITATKYKRHRSIGQKISEEEGSESPESINRDEGYSTMSSDVQGEGPRGQEPSRGLEDLKEATDETEADLSPDARLIALDTEDPDIIFFPLNLTVGINSRHSYPPSKQLLSYQHVMPSFSDSHLYLKLTTSNIKSSPCCNIQSPTGSSSLFFVEEDGWDTDYVQQWLRLDDSRSAQQHRDLLELEYDRAELEDWSFSLSTDDLRSESSSSLIWKEENRNPFISSSTLAAIKEQNPIELEEDANECLWNGASYLADRTGGELVALLMDAGTTGPWPYASSPGASWSSGEEGILESSSKRSSAALSGCGSDDPDSPSIGTDFTRDFYRLVKFESTKSLASTSSKSGKQLPPDREQALQSVLSFIAEQQMYLTEMPNNSDSKKFDQTHSIQVLDYDYSTKNDSTIISSPSLNEQQQVSFERCERNSAYCCCIESSDKLSANISNYSSNSINSCNFLEPYDEIKTVENLHQDKIIIEPCDVGSSINSNINANQLNFSTLTTSSSTITTIAAAAATTTTSSSSSSSSTTTTELGAVPEEDEEAVTSSTPSTVVSPVRTSLFIEGLNQSLSFHERATSKDVINELNRMIRKGEDNQINNQDPSIKQVKTLEKLDLACCCPTGWVHVERDIDFTDPKARANLLDVMLASSESSSAASSSAGSAAGSDSGDEPLPDYRYLHRLHRYRRQKKDGSAYAVCFDCHEKSYVVRLSDDQFL, encoded by the exons ATGTTAGGAGTACTCAAACGACGTTGGAAACCTTCTAAAag GTCCTCCAATGGACGAGGAAATGAATCATCTATTAGCTCGGATTTTGTCATGGACAAACCACGTTCTGTCCCTTCACCAAG GCAAATTCATCCCCTGTACGGCGAAAAGGCAGGTCTTTTGGGCTATTATGACGCAGTCGGTAATACGGAAAATTTTCCACCAGCCCCTAACATTGTTGTCGAGGGTGGTAGAATTGAGTTTGTACGCCCTTCACAAGAGAGCACtattaacagaaaaaattcagtATCTCGGGGTTCACAAACTTGTGTCGAGCAGCTAGAAAAATCCGATTCTGCGAag gaGAATCTTGAAGAGAGAATCCgagaattggaaaaaattttacaaaatgaaCGAGCAGGAGCCCTTCGAGATCGTACCACAATTACTAAACTACagttaaaa aGGGAGGCGACACTACGAGATGTGGAACGAGAACGTCGACTACGATTGGAAGCCGAGTCACGGGTACGGGACGCTACGGCTGAAGCGGAACATGCGAGGGCGAGGGTACATCATCTTCAACGCGAACTTTCAAG gaTGGAAGAATCATCTCGGGGATTGCTACAGCACAAACAAAAGGCGGACCAGTTGAAACAAGAAAGAACAGCACTTACAATTTCTTATGag acCCGTATACATCAATGTCAAGCACAGATATCCAAGTTGCAACTAGAAAATGAGTCGATACGAGGACAATTGAGGGGCTTAGAGGCTGCTTGTGTTGGTGAAGTACATGCTGCTCTTGTTGCTAGACTTGCAACTTTAGAAACTGAACACGTTGCTCTTGCTAGAGATGCGGATGCTCAAAGAAGACAATATGAAAGATGTCTTGATGACGTTGCTAATCAAGTTGTTCGAGCACTACTCTCTCAAAAG ggTTTAAGAGAAGAAATAGGAACACTTCAAAGGCGTATACATGAATTAGAAACTCAAAATCGAGCACTTTCTGAATTATTAGCTCAAACAACAACTAAAgctacaacaacaacaacaacaacaacaacagaaAATAAATCATCAGAATTAATTAGAGGTATCATTGAAGCAGGGCCTAATGCATTAGTTGCTGCATTAGGATTTAACACTAGTGCAGCATCTTGGGTTCCATTACCAAGACCACGATCACTCAATCTTAAAATACCTACTGTTATCACAGCCACTAAATATAAACGTCATCGATCTATag gACAAAAAATATCTGAAGAAGAAGGTAGTGAAAGTCCTGAGAGTATTAACAGAGACGAAGGTTATTCTACAATGTCATCAGATGTCCAGGGTGAAGGTCCACGAGGTCAAGAGCCATCAAGAGGATTAGAAGATCTTAAAGAAGCGACAGATGAAACTGAAGCTGATTTATCTCCAGATGCACGACTCATTGCTTTAGATACTGAAGATccagatattattttttttcctcttaaTCTTACCGTTGGAATAAATTCAAGACATAGTTATCCACCTTCTAAACAATTACTCTCTTATCAACATGTTATGCCAAGTTTTTCCGACAGTCATCTTTATCTAAAACTAACAACATCAAACATAAAAAGTTCACCATGTTGCAATATTCAAAGTCCTACAggatcatcatcattattttttgttgaagAAGATGGATGGGATACTGATTATGTTCAACAATGGTTAAG gTTAGATGATTCAAGAAGTGCTCAACAACATCGTGATCTATTGGAATTAGAGTACGACAGAGCAGAATTAGAAGATTGGAGTTTCTCATTGTCAACAGATGATTTAAGAAGTGAGTCATCATCGTCATTAATTTGGAAAGAAGAAAATCGTAATCCTTTTATATCATCATCTACACTTGCAGCTATTAAAGAACAAAATCCTATTGAATTGGAAGAGGATGCTAATGAATGTTTATGGAATGGAGCTAGTTATTTGGCTGATCGTACTGGTGGAGAATTA gttGCACTTTTAATGGATGCTGGAACGACAGGTCCTTGGCCTTATGCTTCAAGTCCCGGTGCGTCTTGGAGTAGTGGAGAAGAAGGTATTCTTGAGAGTTCCAGTAAAAGATCATCAGCAGCATTATCAGGTTGTGGCAGTGATGATCCTGATTCACCCTCAATCGGCACCGACTTTACACGTGATTTTTATCGGCTAGTCAAATTTGAAAGTACCAAGAGCCTTGCCAGCACGTCTTCCAAAAGTGGCAAACAATTGCCGCCTGATCGAGAACAAGCCCTTCAAAGTGTCTTATCTTTTATTGCAGAACAACAAATGTACCTCACTGAAATGCCAAATAATTctgatagtaaaaaatttgaccaaACTCATTCTATTCAAG ttttagacTATGATTATAGTACGAAAAATGACTCGACAATAATATCATCACCGTCATTAAATGAACAACAGCAAGTGTCTTTTGAAAGATGTGAAAGAAATTCAGCTTACTGCTGTTGCATCGAATCTTCAGATAAACTATCTGCCAATATTTCTAATTATAGTAGCAATAGTATTAATAGTTGTAATTTCTTGGAACCCTATGATGAAATTAaaactgttgaaaatttacatcaagataaaattattattgaaccTTGTGATGTCGGTAGTAGTATCAACAGCAACATCAATGCTAATCAActcaatttttcaactttaacCACATCTTCTTctacaataacaacaatagcagcagcagcggcaacaacaacaacatcatcatcatcatcatcatcatcaacaacGACAACAGAGCTAGGTGCAGTACCTGAAGAGGATGAAGAGGCCGTAACTTCATCGACTCCTAGTACAGTT GTGAGTCCTGTAAGAACATCATTATTTATTGAGGGACTAAATCAATCTTTGAGCTTCCACGAGCGTGCCACTTCTAAAGACGTTATCAACGAACTAAATAGGATGATAAGAAAAGGCGAggataatcaaataaataaccaaGATCCATCAATTAAACAAGTTAAAACATTGGAAAAACTTGATCTAGCCTGCTGCTGTCCCACTGGATGGGTTCACGTTGAACGTGATATTGACTTTACCGACCCAAAG GCTAGAGCGAATCTTTTAGACGTGATGTTGGCAAGCAGTGAAAGCTCTTCAGCGGCGTCGAGTAGTGCAGGATCTGCTGCAGGCAGTGATTCAGGTGATGAGCCTTTACCTGATTATCGTTATCTTCATCGACTCCATCGTTATCGTCGTCAGAAGAAAG ATGGTAGCGCCTATGCAGTGTGCTTTGATTGTCACGAGAAAAGCTATGTAGTTCGGCTTAGTGacgatcaatttttataa